One genomic window of Cannabis sativa cultivar Pink pepper isolate KNU-18-1 chromosome 2, ASM2916894v1, whole genome shotgun sequence includes the following:
- the LOC115718792 gene encoding RING-H2 finger protein ATL63 — protein sequence MVSPVGEGDSLPTQSHDPLSRLVQSIFSYNSNVMLAALVSLLLVIVFVLLLHVYAKWFLAQAHHHHRRRNRPITTVSRVLGPSRFHSFPPFNFDLSSTTFQHSKGLDPSIISSIPLFVHKVNPNSTAAVDLDGLELECVICLSGFEDGEVGRKLPKCSHEFHLECIDMWLGSHSNCPICRAPVVCEEKAAAAAATVNSSNGQANSTEASPNPATADSVVVDVLVTPVDSEMPDCSSPSSSSPSSFGCSLKRMLSRNRSENKVFPASTVNESNQV from the coding sequence ATGGTAAGCCCCGTTGGTGAGGGTGACTCGCTCCCGACTCAATCCCACGACCCTCTGAGTCGACTCGTCCAAAGCATTTTCTCTTACAACAGCAATGTCATGCTGGCAGCTCTAGTCTCCTTGCTCTTAGTAATCGTTTTCGTCTTGCTTCTCCATGTATACGCCAAATGGTTCTTGGCCCAGGCCCACCACCATCACCGGCGGCGGAACAGGCCCATCACCACCGTCTCACGCGTTCTCGGCCCATCTCGTTTTCACAGCTTTCCTCCTTTCAATTTTGATCTCTCTTCCACAACATTCCAACATTCCAAAGGTCTCGACCCTTCTATAATTTCCTCCATACCCTTGTTCGTCCACAAGGTCAATCCCAACTCCACCGCCGCCGTTGATCTCGATGGTCTTGAGCTCGAGTGCGTCATCTGTCTGAGCGGCTTCGAAGACGGAGAAGTCGGCCGTAAATTACCTAAATGCAGCCATGAATTCCACTTAGAATGCATCGACATGTGGTTAGGATCTCACTCGAATTGCCCAATTTGCAGAGCTCCGGTAGTCTGCGAAGAAAAGGCCGCTGCCGCTGCGGCAACTGTCAATTCCAGCAACGGCCAAGCTAATTCAACGGAAGCTTCGCCGAATCCAGCAACGGCAGATTCAGTCGTGGTTGATGTATTGGTTACTCCGGTTGATTCTGAAATGCCCGATTGTTCTTCGCCATCTTCGTCTTCTCCATCTTCATTTGGATGCTCTCTAAAGAGAATGCTGAGCAGGAATAGGTCGGAGAACAAGGTTTTTCCGGCATCCACAGTGAATGAGAGTAATCAAGTATAA
- the LOC133034384 gene encoding uncharacterized mitochondrial protein AtMg00810-like translates to MVTFKLLFAISTIKEWHILQIDINNAFLNGDLNEDVYMTLPPGLTTSQSVDTGAPLVCKLQKSIYGLKQSSRQWYKKLTDALLQDGFKQSQADYTLFTRGTDDDFVALLVYVDDIVLTGLNIHTLQQVQQSLHQQFKLKALGELRYFLGFEIAKSKEGLFLSQRKYTLQLLDDTSFSGCKPAKTPMDPRTKLDDQQGEPLTNPSAYRQLIGKLLYLTLSRPDITYAVNNLSPFMSTPRTQHLQALNHLIRYLKGSPGQGILYSTTSSLKLCGFSDSDWASCPITRRSTTGFCIFLGECLISWKTKKQPTISKSSAKAKYRALAATTSEITWLQYLLSDFQIQQTSSAFIYCDNQSAIHIANNPTCHERTKHIELDCHFIRDKINNSTIRLIPVSSTLQLVDAFTRPLPATTLTSHIRKMSIYDIYSPP, encoded by the coding sequence ATGGTCACCTTCAAATTACTTTTTGCCATTTCCACCATTAAAGAATGGCATATTCTACAAATCGATATTAATAATGCTTTTTTAAATGGAGACCTCAATGAAGATGTGTACATGACATTACCTCCTGGACTAACTACTTCTCAATCTGTGGATACAGGTGCTCCTCTCGTTTGCAAACTTCAAAAATCCATTTACGGCCTCAAACAGTCCTCGAGACAATGGTACAAGAAGCTCACTGATGCTCTGCTCCAAGACGGATTCAAACAATCCCAGGCCGATTACACCTTATTTACTAGAGGAACAGATGATGATTTCGTTGCCCTGCTTGTCTATGTTGATGACATAGTGCTCACGGGTCTTAACATCCACACTTTGCAACAAGTTCAGCAGTCTCTACATCAACAATTCAAACTCAAAGCTCTAGGAGAGCTAAGATACTTTCTTGGATTCGAAATTGCAAAATCAAAAGAAggtctctttctctctcaaagaaaatacacaCTTCAACTACTTGATGACACTAGTTTTTCTGGATGTAAACCGGCTAAAACCCCCATGGATCCAAGGACTAAGTTGGACGATCAGCAAGGAGAACCTCTCACTAATCCCTCAGCCTACAGACAACTAATTGGGAAGCTCCTATACCTCACTTTATCAAGACCAGATATCACTTATGCAGTGAATAATCTTAGCCCATTCATGTCAACCCCTAGAACACAACATCTGCAGGCACTCAACCACCTCATTCGCTATCTTAAAGGAAGCCCTGGTCAAGGCATTCTATATTCAACCACTTCCTCTCTCAAACTCTGTGGTTTCTCTGATTCCGATTGGGCTTCCTGTCCAATTACAAGACGATCAACAACGGGATTCTGCATTTTTCTTGGTGAGTGTCTCATATCTTGGAAAACAAAGAAACAACCCACCATCTCAAAAAGCTCAGCAAAAGCCAAATATAGGGCACTTGCTGCAACAACAAGTGAAATTACTTGGCTCCAATACTTACTTTCAGACTTCCAAATACAACAAACAAGTTCGGCATTCATATATTGTGACAACCAATCGGCTATCCACATCGCCAACAACCCTACATGTCATGAACGCACCAAGCACATCGAACTTGATTGTCATTTTATTCGAGACAAAATCAACAACTCCACAATTCGGCTCATTCCAGTTTCAAGCACATTACAGTTGGTCGATGCCTTCACCAGGCCCTTACCAGCTACTACCCTCACTTCACATATTCGCAAGATgtctatatatgacatatacaGTCCACCTTGA